In bacterium, the genomic stretch AACATCCCGCCTGCATACAGGAGCAGCCGTTTGGAGCTTGGATTGGCCGGGTTCCAGCGGCTGCTCCCTTTTTTAGACTCGCAGCACGGTCCGTCAACAACAGGCAAACAATGGCAGGGCTTGTCAGACAATTGGCAATTGAGTAGCCTTGTCTGCTCTTGAACACACCGAGCTTCAAAGCCCTCCAACAGGGAGATCCACACGCCTGGGATGACGCATTCGATTGGCTATGGCCCACAGCTTTCGCGGTCGTAAACTTGAAGCTTGCTCGTTTCTGTCCTGAAGACGTTGAGGACGTGGCAATTCAAGCTTTGGAAACACTGGTGGAAAAGGTGGCAACTTTGAAGTCGGTGGACGAACTCAAGCCTCTGACAGCCCGCATTGCCCACAATCTGGCGGTGAGCCGGCTCCGTAAAAAGTATGCCGACAAACATGGCGGTGGAAAAATCGACTCCTTGAATGCAATGGAAAGCAAAGAGGTCAACCGGTCGCTTCCAAGTTCTCCTGGATCGCCTCTGGACGAATTGCACGAGAACGATCTAACGAAGCTGCTGACCGAGTCGCAGGAGGATTTGAAGCATGAGATCCGGGATGTTCTGAACGACTTCTTCATCTCAAAGTTGACCTACGATGGAATCAGCCAGAAACGAGGCATACCCATTGGAACCGTCGGGGTTATGTTGAAGCGCGGTCTGGAGGCTATCCGACAGTGGGGAAAGCGGCATCCAGGACTGATGAAAGAACTGGAGGCGTTTGCGCGATGAACTCAATGAATGCAGATGACCAACAATTCTTCGATCTGGCCATGAAGTCGGTTGCAGGCCAGGCCAGCGCCGCTGAACAGGCGGAATTGGATTCGCTGCTCGCCAGCCGACCGGAACTGAAAGCCGAGTTCGACCGGTTGAAGGCGGATGCGAGTATTGCCAAGGAAGTTTTGCCGTTGATGGAAGCGACGGAAGCGCAGGCCGGCAAACTGCCTGAATATGCTCGCGGTCGGCTGCAAACCAAGGTCCGAGAGACGCTGCGCAAAGGTCAGGCTCCAACGACGACAGTTGTGACGCCTGCCTCTTGGAGATGGGGCTGGGCAATTGGATTGGCGGCGGCAGCAGCAGTGACAGTGGCTGTGTTCCTGATTCCTTCGCTAGTTGCTCAGAAGATGGTCATTCAAGTGGCGATGCTGGACAGGATTGGTGACACGCGTGGAACAACTTCAAATCCGGCCACAATCATCCAGCAAGCCTTGAATCAACCGAAGGTGGAAACATTTTCGGCGTCAGCGGAGTTGAGGCGCTGGATGGGAGATTGGCCAACGGACGGTCAACAACCAGTGATGAAGATCGTCTATGACCGCGACAAGGGAGAAGTTCGAATCGTGAGACACATCAAAGGCAAGCCTCCGTTCGAGAAGACATTCCCGGTGCAGCGAGAACAGGATTTGGCGGCAGTCTTGAAAGCAGTGCAGGCGTTCATCCAAGAGCAGACGCAATAATGAAGCGCGTAAGGGTGGGGCAAACCGTCTTTCTGGCTGTTCTCCTGCTAGTCTCATGCGCTGCTGGGGCAGATACAGCGAATGAACTAGCTCGGTTGAACCAGAAGGTCATCAAGCTGACGCAAGAAGAGAAATACACGGAAGCTCTTTCAGTAGCTCGTCAGGCATTGGCTGGAGCCGAAAAGGATGTTGGACAGGAAAATCCGATTACCGCAACATGTCTCAATAATCTGGCGGCAGTTTACGACCGCATGGGTGACTACTCCGCGGCAGAATGGCACTATAAGCGTGCATTGAAGATTCGAGAAGCCAAGCTGGGTCCTGAGCATTATGAAACTGCTGCAATTCTCAACGATCTTGCATGGCTTTATTTCAGCTTGGGAGACTATGCCGCAGCTGAACCGTGTTATCAGCGCGCGTTGAGAATAAGAGAAGCCAAGCTCGGGTCCGATCATCCTGACACTGCGGCCACTCTAAACAACCTAGCGTTGCTCTACACAAGCTTGGGAGACTACGCCACCGCCGAATCACTGTTTTTGCGCGCTTGGAGAATTAAGGAGTCCAAACTCGGTGCTAGTCATTCTTCCACTGTAACCAGCCTCAACAACCTGGCTTGGCTTTATGACTTGATGAGGAAATACGCCACAGCCGAACAATATTACAAGTATGCGCTGAGAATCAGGGAAACCACCCTCGGCCATAACCATCGCGCCACCGCGGCAAGCCTCAATGCGTTGGCGTTAGTTTACGGCCACAGGGGTAATTATTCCAAGGCTGAACAACTCTTTCTAGACGCGCTGAAAATAAGAACATCCAAGCTCGGAGCCGACCATCCTGAAACAGCAACCACATTAAATAACTTGGCTTGGCTTTATGAGTGCATGGGTGACTATGCCAAGGCAGAGAAGTTCAATCAGGCCGCACTCAAGATCACCCTATCGAAATTGGGGCCTGATCATCCTGCTACCGCAACCAGTTATTACAACTTGGCTTTGCTCTATATCAGCATGGGGGGCTATGGCGTGGGCCGTAAGACGACGGCTTATGATTTGGCAATGATGTACAAGAAAGCCTCTGAGAAACAACTGGACGGAGTCTTGACCTTCTCATCTGAACATCAACGAATGGCGTACCAACAGGCCAAGAATCCATATTCGCTGCTGGCCACACTGGGCCATGCATCAGGCTTGGCGGAAACCCTGCTTCGGACGAAGGGCGTCATTCTTGATTCGCTTCTGGAAGATGAACTGGTCGCGGAAGCATCCAAGAATCCAGAGATCAAAATAGCCGCGAGCGAGCTGCGTGCTTCAAGGCAGCGGTTAAACCGATTGCAATTGAAGCCCTCCGAGGATTTCAGCTTGGTGACACAAGAAGACCGGCGACGAGAGCGTGAACTCCTTGAAGGGCAGATGGAATCCCTGCAAAAGATGCTGGCCCGCAACGTGGCTGCCGCAGGCAAAACTCGCCGAGCATTACGAACCACGGTTCCCGATGTTCAAGCTGTTCTGCCCAAAGACACCGTTCTGTTGGAATTCATCCGCTACCGTCACTACCTAGGCAAACTTAAATCTGAGCGCCGTTACGGCGTGGTGTTGATCGGTTGCAACCAAGTGACCTTCAAGGACAGCCAACCAGGCGAACCAGTCTGGGTGCCCTTGGGTTCAGCAAAGGCCATCGAAAAGAAACTCAAGGAGTATGCCGGAGTGATGCGAGGCGAACGTGGCGAAGCCGTTCTGTTACGGACCCTATATGCACAGTTATTCGAGCCGATCCAGAATCGACTTCCCAAAAACATAACCACGCTCATCATCAGTCCTGATGCCGAGTTGAACTTCATCAGCTTTGCTACGCTCATCAATGATCAGAACCAATTCTTGGCCGAACAATACGCCATTGAATACGTGTCGAGCGGCCGGGATCTTGTGCTGAAACGGACATCCAAGAAAAGTTCTCGACGATTTGCTGCATTTGCCAATCCCGCCTTTGGTGAAAAGCCGTTGTTGGCAGGAGCACACGGCACCAATACGCTCCAACTGGCGATGTTGAGTTCAGACCAAAGAGCTCTCGCCGCCGACCTGAACTTGGGTGCATTGCCATACACGATGCAGGAAGCCCAATTCTTTCGCGACAGAAGCTCATCCTGGAACATGGATGGATCGGTTTTCGCAGGAGCAGAAGCATCGGAAGCCGAGGTAAAGGCCGTCCACTCTCCCCACATCCTTCATCTGGCGACCCATGGTTTCTTCTTCGATGACAAGCTAGCTACGACCAATCGATCAGTCGTGCCGCACAATCCGATGCAACGAAGTGGATTGGCGTTTGCTGGAGCTCAATTGACCCTTGATGCTTGGAAGAAGGGACAGACACCGAACACAGAAAACGACGGCATCCTGATGGGCCAGGAAATTGGAACCATGGACCTGAAGGAAACCTGGCTCGTGGTTCTTTCGGCTTGTGACACTGGAATTGGCGAGGCACGAGCCGGTGAAGGTGTTATGGGTCTGCGGCGTGGATTCATCCAGGCCGGCACGCAGAACCTGCTGATGACGCTCTGGCCGGTTTCTGACAAGTGGACCGTGGATTTGATGAAAGCGTTCTACGAGCGGGCCTTGAAGGATAACAACGCACCCCAGGCTTTGGCCGAAGTGCAGCGCCAATGGCTGGCTCGCCTCAGGCAGGAAGACGTCCTGACAGCCGCTAGATTAGCAGGCCCCTTCATCCTGACGTTCCAGGGCAGCAATTGAACGACATCACGCAGAAGACATTGACCTTCTGCTGATCTCCTCGTTGTTCAATCTTCAGTTCAAGGCTGCAATTCCCCGTTCTGGGCTCTCGGATCTCTCTGCGTTCGGATTCTTTTTTAGCTGAATGCTCCTCACCCAGCAGTGTTCACGAAAGCTGTAATAAACCTCCAGGAAGCTTCGATGTAGTGCCAGACAGCAATGATGAAAACAACGACGGCAATCGCAAGTGAGCCGGTGAAGAAGGACGAAGGAAACAAAGCTGTAAGAAATCTCCAACCGGCCGCGATGTACGGGTGTCTGGTAATGAGATCAACAACAGCAATCGCAGGCGAGCCGGTGACGAAAGAAGAACGAAACAAAGTTGTAAGAAACCGCGGGCTGGTTGCGATGACCAGATGACGGCGCAGTGAGGCAAGCAGCAGCAAACAACGAGAACACGCGATGAAAGACCAAGAAACAGAAAGTTGTAAGAAAACCGAAACAGATCGCGATGTTCTTGGTGACGGAGCAGTGAAGCAAGCAACAACCGAAGAGAGCCAGATGATGAAAGACCAGAAACCAATGCAGGAAGCAGAACAGGAAGTTCGGAGCCGGACAGCGGAGACCAGCACCGCCAAGGCTCCAGGCTCTTCGGTTGGAACAACGGCAGTATTCGGGGCCGGCCATCCCCGTGGTGACGGAGAAGCAAGCCGGCCGATGGTCCTGAGTTCAGGTTCAGCGAATGAGCATCAGGGTCATCCACAAACAAACAGCGGCAGCAGCCGCAAGTCGCTGAAGCAAGGAAGAACCCTGAATACAGCCTTGGACACACATAAGACCGGCAGTGTCCACGGAGGCAGTGAATCGCGCTGGTCAATGGCTCTGCGTTCATGTTCGGCGGATGAACGACGATGCCATCATCAAATGAACTGCGGCAACAAGCCGCTGCAGACGCCGAGATTCGTGAGGTTCGTTATGAAAGATGCCAATAGTCAAAATGGTAACACCCGCATGGGCGTTAAGGTTCAGAACATCGCAACCCTGCCCAACAGCTCGGCACAGCACGTGCGTGCAGTCGGCGACCTCAAGGTCGGGCGTTTCGTCTTCAAAGGCGTCACGTTCAGCCGCGAGGATGGCAAGGAAACGGTGGTGAAGCTCCCCTGGGAGACGCAGATGGTCTCCATTCCCGACGGCGACGATCTGACCAAGGTGAACCAGGAGGTTCGCGGCCAGATTAGCCAGGCGCTGGACGGGTTGAAGCAGGTCACTGCCAGCACCGGCCTGTGGAGCTGACCTGAGCCAATGGGCCAGAGCCCGGTGGGGTGCACACCGCCGGGCCACTGGCTCAAGGCTACCCCAAAACGTATGGCGACATCAGCATCCCCTGCTCGATCCCAGATGAAACAACTTCAACAGCCCTCAAGAACATGAACATCGACCAAACAACGGGGGCAGAGGGAAAACTCAAGCCCCACTACTTCTCCCGGAAGTTTGCAGAAGAGCATGGGGTCAAGGAAGCAATTGTTCTGAAGTTCCTCGCTCACAAGGTTAGGCGCAGCAAGAACGTTCGCAACGACAAGAAATGGTTCTTCGACCCCATCAGGGAGTTGGCCCATCGGTATCCCTACATCCCCAAGAGCACGATGGACAAGATCCTCAAGCGGTTGGAAAGCAAGAAACTGCTCGAGATCGACAACTTCAACCGCCGTAGATACGACCGCACTGGCTGGTATACGGTTCCTCAGGATGCGCTGGATGCTGTGGAGAAGAGGCCACTCATCAAGGTCGATGTCGAAGTCGCCAATGAGCTTGGGATACCGGCAGGAGTGTTGATCGAGAACCTACGATACTGGGTCGAGACAAAGGCCAAGAAGCGGAAGAAGGGCGACACAACGGCTGTTTACCATGAAATGTCTCCTGCACGTCTGGCGATTGATCTGCCGTGCTTCGCTCCGTCCACCATCAAGCGGGCGTTGAAAGCGTTGGTCGAGTCTTCTGTTCCTCGCATCGTCAAGCATCCGACCCTGAAGGCCACTTATACGCTGCCGGAGATGGTGCAAAACAGAGGGGCAGAACGGGACAAGGCGGGGTCAAACCGGGACACGGGAGGTTCAGAACGGGACACGCAAGGGTCAAATCGGGACGAGGGAGGGTCAAAACGGGACAACAATACCCATTGTAAACCATTAAGTAATCCCATTGGTAATTCCGTTGGAAAGCCATTCAAAGAAGAAGCGCAGGCTTCGCCTGCTCCTTCTTGCGAATACAACTCCGGACGGACGGATGACAAAGTCCAGGCGAAGGGGCCTGCTTCTCCTCAAGACGGTCACCCTGATGCCCCTTCATCCCCCGGCATCAAGGGCTGCGCCGGACATGTGAAGGATGACGGGGACAAGAGGGATGCAGGAGACGAGATGAATAATCCGCTCACCTACGACCAACTCAAGGCCATCAACAAGGAGCAAGAGGGCATGTTTCTATTCAAAGACCCTGACCGTGGGATTTATGATCAACCGGAAGATCCTGCTTCAAAGGCTGCATACATCGTCCGCGATTTATCATGGTGGTTCGTCGATTCCCTGTCCAATGACGCCATCCGAAAGTTCAAGGCCATCACGGACATGGACCAACTTGTTGCCGAGATCAAAACCCTATTCCTGCCCCATTTTCAATCCGCCGTTCAACCATACGATGCCAAGAACCTCCCTTCCTTCAAGACCGTCAAGCCAACCTTCTTCCGGGCCTCTTTGGAGTTTGTGGTCAACTCGATTGCGTCGCTGCGGGACAAAAGAACGTTTTGTTGTCATTCCATCAAAAATCTCTGGCCATACATCTGCCATCTGTCACAGGAGATGTTCAACCGGCTCTTTGAGGAAAACGGGAAACTATCGCAGGCGTGGTACGAGAAGAATAAGAAACAACACGCCAGCGTCGACGAAGCCAGGGAACCCGATCCCGACCTCGCCCCGGCCGAGAAAGCCCGTGTATTGCGAAATGCCCTGCAAGCCCGCAATGCCTGGGGATACTTCAACCGTTACAACGAATACGTCGGCGAGAACCGCTTCATCTTCAACCAAGCTGATCAGGAGGTTGCGGAAAAGCTGTTTGAGCTGAATCGGAGCTTCTGCGTCGCCCAGTTGCTTGACTTGATCGACCGATGCACTGAAATACACTACTGCGAGTTGGCGACCGAGGGCTTTGACAAGTACTTCCACGCCCGCCAAGGCTGCAAACTGGGCTGGTTCCTCAAGCACCTGACGACAATAGCTGGAGAACTGGATTCGCCACTTTTCAGCGACTGGGTATCGTTGCCAAAGCCGGACAAAGGTGCGGATGAAGGGAAACCGCCTGAATCGGCGGAGCCGGCTGAAGTCGGCCCCAAAGCCGCTCCTTGAAGCATTCCCTGAACTCCTCCCTGATCCGTTCCTCAAACCGTTGTTGATGTCTTCCTTGATCGAGTTCTACAGGATTCCTTCATCCCCGCCTTGATCGTTTCTTGATCCCGCCCTCAATCCCCGCCAACTCGATTCCTTGATGCTTTGATGTTGCCAGCCTTCAAGGATTCAAGATCGCCTGCAACTTGCCCTCCCTGATGATTTCTTGTTGTTCGCGAAGATCCCACCCACTTCAACTCCTTGCCCCAGCCATTGTGATCCGGTTCACGTTTCCTCGTTCGCCTCAAAAACCCCGGTACCTGCGAAAGACGAGAAGGCTCACAGGGAAGATCAGCCATTGGACGGCAACCGAAACATGCACGGCGAGTCACACCAGAAGTCAAACGAGCTAGGTGGCTTAACTAACTACTACTGCAGATGATACAGTTGAAATGGGTACTTTGGGCCGTCAAGCAGCTCATGTTGACTTCTAAGGGTGATCAGGCATCGGTGGACCTGAACAAGGCTGAACCACGCTCCACCAAGTGAAACTTCGTCAAAACAGAGAAGTTCGTCCATTGGGGTGCACGTCCCTGATCTCGGCGTTGTAGCAGACGCCCCTGCTGTTGTTCTGGTTGACGTGAGCCTGAACTGAGTTCGGGCGGATTAAGGCGTCCGTGGCGTCCGTCAGATTGAAACATGTGGGGCCGACCTTTTCTTTTCTTCGCTATGCGGACGCTTCGATGATCGTGTGAGTCTCCTGTTTTCCGCGCCCCTCGCGTATCAAAATCTTCGTTACCCGTTGGTCGAATGGCGAAGAAGCCGTTAAGAATCAGGAAACGTCCCCACCTCTGCTCCAACAACCAGCAACCATCGCGAGCAGAGCTTTTTGAAGATAATACTTGTTGTGGAGCAATTCCTGCAACAACGACTGAGATCCGTCTGCGACCTCTGCCGAAACCTCATCTCCTCTCGCCAACGGCATGGGATGCAGGAACAAAGCCTTGCCGAGACAGGTTTGATCGCAATACCAGTTGTTATATCGTCCACATACCTGTTGTTCTTGATTTGCCCAATGTCGTGCATAGACGACTTCCTGTCCGTGAAATGCTCTTGAAAAGTCGTCTGTGTGATCAAACGAACCTCCACTGTTCGTCGCATTTCGCTGGCAGCGATCGATTATCTCGGGATCGAGGCCAAACTCCGGCGGATGGCAGAGTGTCACGCGCATGCCCAGTCGGGTGGCGATCAACAAGCTGTCTTGAGTGGAAGACCACGGGCGCGCTTTCTGGCCTCTCACCCAAGTGAACAAGATGCGTGTGCCAGCTAGCTCATTACGCTTAAGCGCGTTCTGGATTGTCAGCATTTCGTAAAGGCCCTGGCACGGATGGCAGCGATCATGCGACAGGCTGATCACCGGCACTCTGGCAAGCTTCTCAGCCTCTTCGGCGATCCGTCTCAACACGGCTTCCCCTTGTCCGTATGGGATGTTCTTCGTTGGCAGCAGTCGCAAGCAAATCGCCGAAGCCGAGAGAGCCATGGCCCTAGCGAGATCGGCAAGGTCCTCGATCTTAGGATCGTGGAAGTCCTCCATTCCAACATACAGTGGTACACCCCCCATCTCCACAACCGCCTGATGCAAAGTGAGTCGAGTGCGTGTTGAGGGGGCGTTGAACCAAAGGATCACCGTCTTTCGCTTGAGACAATCGTCGAGGTCTGGAAGCGTCTCACCGTCCCGCAAACACCGCGTGAGGTGCCACAAGCGGTTGATGTCGTCTAGGCTCCAATCTTGGGAGTCAATTAAATGACGCGCGTTATGTTTTTGGACCATTACTTCCGATTCCTTCCGGAACCCACGGCTTTTCCCGCCTAAATCCTAAACAGCACACCAAGCTCACTACAATTATGAAGAGTGCGCTGAACACGGTGATGACGTCGTTCTGCACCCAGTTGCCATAGACGAAGGAAACCATTCCAATGCCCGCGCCGCAAATCCCAGCGATGACTCCCTTCGCACTGAGACGGTCGTAGTAGAGGCTGAGCACCGTTGGCACAACAAAACAAGTAGCCACACCGTTAAAAATCCACCAGAGACGATCCAGCGAAAACATGTGCTGAACAATAAAGGCAAGGATGAGTCCGAGAATCGAAATCCAATACATTCCGACCCGTGCGCGATGAACAGTCTCCTTGTCGAGCTGATCTTTGACCTTCTGATCCTCTTCGTTCAATGAAACACCGATGCGCTCTTTAGCCAGAACAGCGCGTTGAATCGGAGACAACTTAGCCAAATCAATCGCGTATAGAGAACTCGCAGCACACATCCCCGAATCGAGAGTGCTCATCAAACCCGACAGAAGCATCAAGACGAAAAACACTGCGGCCCACAGTGGCAACACTCTTACCACAACCTCAATGCCGATCATTGGAAGCCCGCTTCCTTTTGCCATAGCTATGCCGAGGGCCGGATTGGCAGCAGCAAAACCGAGAACGGATAACAAAATCGGCACAATGCCAAACAATATGCCAGCGAATATGTAAGATGGGATCAAATCTCTTGGTTTGATGGCGAAAGCGCGCTGCCAATACTGCTGGTCAGAGATAGACCCGGCGATCAATCCGATCGAGGTTACAATGCCGAATGAAAAAGCAACCTTGGGGTCGAACATATTGGTGTTCCCAGCAAGGCCCCCCATGCCTTTCGCCACCACATCCCAACCAACTTTGCTCCCCACCCACGGCGGAATAATCAGAACGCCCGCTATAATGAACGCCATCTGGACAAAATCAGTAATCACTGATGCTCGCAAGCCGGAGATCAGCGAGTAGATCAAACAGATCACGAGCAACAGAATCATCAGGATATTTAGAGGAATTCCGGTTAGATAATTCAGCATCAGCCCGCCGACGAAGATCTGCACGCATACCGCCATGAGCTGATACCAAATGTAGGGAACCAGATACACTTTGTGAACGGTTTCGCTGCCTAGGCGGTAACGAATCCAGTCTGGCAGCGTATATCCGCCTGGAATTATGCTTCGAATCTTCGGCGCAAGGAAG encodes the following:
- a CDS encoding sigma-70 family RNA polymerase sigma factor, with the translated sequence MNTPSFKALQQGDPHAWDDAFDWLWPTAFAVVNLKLARFCPEDVEDVAIQALETLVEKVATLKSVDELKPLTARIAHNLAVSRLRKKYADKHGGGKIDSLNAMESKEVNRSLPSSPGSPLDELHENDLTKLLTESQEDLKHEIRDVLNDFFISKLTYDGISQKRGIPIGTVGVMLKRGLEAIRQWGKRHPGLMKELEAFAR
- a CDS encoding CHAT domain-containing tetratricopeptide repeat protein encodes the protein MKRVRVGQTVFLAVLLLVSCAAGADTANELARLNQKVIKLTQEEKYTEALSVARQALAGAEKDVGQENPITATCLNNLAAVYDRMGDYSAAEWHYKRALKIREAKLGPEHYETAAILNDLAWLYFSLGDYAAAEPCYQRALRIREAKLGSDHPDTAATLNNLALLYTSLGDYATAESLFLRAWRIKESKLGASHSSTVTSLNNLAWLYDLMRKYATAEQYYKYALRIRETTLGHNHRATAASLNALALVYGHRGNYSKAEQLFLDALKIRTSKLGADHPETATTLNNLAWLYECMGDYAKAEKFNQAALKITLSKLGPDHPATATSYYNLALLYISMGGYGVGRKTTAYDLAMMYKKASEKQLDGVLTFSSEHQRMAYQQAKNPYSLLATLGHASGLAETLLRTKGVILDSLLEDELVAEASKNPEIKIAASELRASRQRLNRLQLKPSEDFSLVTQEDRRRERELLEGQMESLQKMLARNVAAAGKTRRALRTTVPDVQAVLPKDTVLLEFIRYRHYLGKLKSERRYGVVLIGCNQVTFKDSQPGEPVWVPLGSAKAIEKKLKEYAGVMRGERGEAVLLRTLYAQLFEPIQNRLPKNITTLIISPDAELNFISFATLINDQNQFLAEQYAIEYVSSGRDLVLKRTSKKSSRRFAAFANPAFGEKPLLAGAHGTNTLQLAMLSSDQRALAADLNLGALPYTMQEAQFFRDRSSSWNMDGSVFAGAEASEAEVKAVHSPHILHLATHGFFFDDKLATTNRSVVPHNPMQRSGLAFAGAQLTLDAWKKGQTPNTENDGILMGQEIGTMDLKETWLVVLSACDTGIGEARAGEGVMGLRRGFIQAGTQNLLMTLWPVSDKWTVDLMKAFYERALKDNNAPQALAEVQRQWLARLRQEDVLTAARLAGPFILTFQGSN